CTCTGTGACTTCGTTGCGTCGAATAGAACGTGCAGCCAGCTCCCAGATACGGTTAGCCAGCGCATAAAAAGCAAAGCTGATAAGCAGACCAGACAGGGTTCCCAGTATTTTGATCACCAGTGCCGGAAGAAAACGGTCAAGAATATCCACCACCACATGTCCACCCCGCCAGGTAATCACCGGCATTTGTGCAAATACCAGCAGCGCAATGCCAATCTCGGTCATTTCTGTGGCACCGTTGAGCGGGTTGCTGAAGAAATAGCGGCCGACCACGTCAATACACGTCACCAGCATAAGGATTAACAGTGCCAGCCCGGCCAGTGTTTCCAGAATCAGGGCAACCCAGCGCAATGCGCCGGGCTCCTCGTAGTTTTCCGTTAACCATTTGCTAAAGCTCATAAGACTTACTCGCTGGTTTCAGAGGTATAATACCAATTCCCTTTTCTAAACATGAATTGCGCAGCCATTCTGAATCACGGGAGCTGCGTTGGAACTCCTCGCAATAGCTCGCTATTACTCGTCGTTCCGCCTTTATGCCCTTCAGGGTATTGTCCCGCGACCCAGAATGACTTGCTCATGGTCATATTTAGAAAGCGGAATTGGTATAACCGGTGGCAAGAGCCAGATACTCATCAAGCACTTTCTGACCATCAACACCACGGGATGAGGCTTTCTTCACCCAGTCACTGCGAACTTCCGAAGTGATGCGATCCAGTGTCTGGTAGATCGGTGTCGCCTGATCCGCTTCGGTGTAACTTACGCCGGACTCGGATGCCACAGAGAAACCGTCAATATTAGCCTGTTCCCAGACTCTGCCTGCCATAGCCGAAAACTTTTCACCAGAGATAGAAAGAATGGCGTTACGATCTTTACTGCTCAGACCATCAAGAAAGTCTTCACTGGCAAAGAATGAGAAGCTGCCACGGAACACACCGCCGGGCACGCTGATCATCTGGCTGATCACTTCGTTCAGACGCAGGGACTTTTGGGTCATGGGCGCAATCATCACGCCGTCAACCACACCCTGTTGTAACAGTTCATAGACTTTTGGTGCCGGAGCACTGACATTGGTGACGCCCAGTTCATGACCGATCTGGGAAGCAATACCACCGGGAGCGCGGATTTTCAGGCCTTTCAGATCGTCCAGTGTCTCAACCGGCTTTCTCAGTTGTAGTGCAGCAGCCCCTTCAGTAAACAGACCCAGCAGGGTAATACCCTCGTGCTCACCAGCCTTTGACAGGTATTGCTCATTGATTCGCCAGTAAGCGACAGACGTTGCTTCAGCAGTGGCGTTGGTCATGGGCATTTCAGACAGTTCTGTCAGTACAAAACGACCGGGCACGTAGGCATGCAGTGACCAGCCTGCATCGGCGACACCGTCTTCAACCAGATCAAAGTAACTTCTTGGATGACCCAGGTCGTATTCCAGTTTGACCTTTACTCTTCCTTCCGTAGCTTCTTCAACCCACTCAGACCAGATTGGAAATACTTCAGCATTCATTGGGTGTGTAGGTGCCAGCCAGGTGGCGATTCGAAGTGTTGTGGCAGCACTGGCTGACAGAGTAAACAAGGTGGATGCAACCGCGATGGTTGCCAGTGCAAAAAGACGTAAAACTGATTTCATACCGAGCCTCGTTATTGTTGTTTTATAGAAGGTCACGTTAAGTGACCTTCATTGGGCGATCAGATTCAAGAGTCAGGCACCCCATTTCGGGATGTGGTGTGAACCGAGAGAGATGCAGACATTCTTGGGTTCTGCAAAGACTTCGTAACTGTAGGTTCCGCCTTCGCGCCCGGTGCCGGATGCCTTAACGCCTCCAAAGGGTGTGCGCAGATCTCGCACGTTCTGGCTGTTCACAAACATCATGCCGGTTTCAACCGCTTTGGCGATTCGATGTACACGGCTGCTGTCATTGGTCCACAGATAGGATGCAAGACCATAGTCGTTATCATTGGCCTGCCTGATGACGTCGGCTTCATCTTTGAATGGAATCAGTACGGAAACCGGGCCAAAGATTTCCTCTCTGGCAATCCGCATATCGTTGGTCACATTCGAGAACACGGTAGGCGCGACAAAATGCCCGTTCTTCAGGCTGGTTGGCAGATAGTCCGGTTTTTCGGGGCCACCTGCCAGCAGGGTGGCGCCTTCTTCCAGACCAATACGGATATAACCTGTCACTTTGTCAAAGTGTTGTTTTGAGATCAGTGAACCGACTTTGGTGTTGATATCCATTGGATCGCCACACCGAATATTGCGAGCTCTTTGGGCAAACTCTTCACAGAATTTGTTGTAAATGGTTTCCTGAACAAAAATTCTGGAGCCTGCCGTACAACGCTCGCCGTTAATGGAAAAAATACCGAAAACGGCCGCGTCCATAGCGCGATCCCAGTCGCAGTCGTCAAAGATCATGACTGGTGACTTGCCACCCAGCTCCATGGAGAACTTCTTCAACCCGGCGTTGGCAATAATGTGTTCACCGGTTGATGTGCCGCCGGTAAAGGAAATGGCATTCACCTCTTTATTGGTGATCAGGGCTTGTCCGGTGGTTGAGCCATAACCGTGAACAATGTTGTAAACCCCTTTAGGGACGCCGGCTTCTTCCATGATTTTGCCAAGGAAATCTGTGGTCAGCGGTGACAGCTCGGACTGTTTCATAACAGCGGTATTACCCAGTGCCAGACAGGGCGCGGATTTCCAGGTGCCGGTCATAAACGGTACATTCCATGGGGAAATCAGTGCGCACACACCGGTTGGCTGATACAGGGTGTAGTTCAGCAGCTGGTCATCCATGGGATAAGTATGACCATTCATCTGTTTGGACATTTCTGCGAAGAAATAAAAGTTGTTGGACGCTCTGGGTATGAGTGCATTACGGGTCTGGAAAAGTGGTAGTCCGGTGTCTTTTGTTTCCAGCTCCGACAAGGTTTCTACATTGTCGGCGATCAGATCACCAATACGGTTAATAATGGCTGCCCGCTTTTGTACCGGCATATTGGCCCAAGCCGGAAAAGCGGCTCTGGCAGCTGCACAGGCTTCCGCGACCTGTTCTGGTGAAGCCTGCGCTACCGTGGCAAGGTGTTCGCCGGTTGCCGGGTTAACGGTTTCGAAGGTTTCTGCGCTCTCGACCCACTGACCATTAATAAAATTTTTAATCATGTGTCTGCCTCGGAATGACTTTTATTATTTTTTGCGGCGTTCAATGCAGTTTGGGTTCAGCCATAAAAGGCTTCGGTATCAACCAGTGAATTGGTGACTGAACCTATGCCACTGATTTCTACAGAGACTTCGTCGCCCGCTTCTACATTGACCAGTCCGCCAATGGTTCCCATGGTGATGAGTGAACCAGAAGCGAGGGTCATGAAGTCACTGATATAAGCGATCACATCGGCGACACTGTGAATGTAATCTGCGGTCGAACCACTACTGACCACTTTACCGTTGACGGTGGTTGTGACAGAGAGTGCATCAGGATTATCAATTTCGTCAGCACTGACCATCCAGGGCCCGAGAACACCAGAACCATCGAAGTTTTTGGCTTTCACTGGCGGGCGGTAATAGCCTTTCACAAAATCCTGAACAGTGAAGTTATTGAGGAGGGTATAGCCGGAAACGTATTTGAGAGCGTCTTCTTTTCTGACCCTGTGCGCTGCTTTACCAATTTCAATCACCAGCTCAGCCTGCGGGGTATAAAAGTTGACCTGATCAGGACGTTGTACCGGAGTATTATGGCCTGTCAGGCTGTTGGGAAGTTTGAAATAAAGAATCGGGTTTTCAGGAATAGTCACCTGACACTCGTCTCCATGACGGGCACTGTTGACAGCCAGACCTATGATTTGCGCACATTTTGGCGGGAGCCACTGGGCTGAAGTCACATCGGTAACCCTGCCATCATCCGTTAGCCAGAGTTTTCCATTCTCACTGGTGATATTGACGACAGAATTGTCGATCAGGACTCGTGCGCGTTTCATTATTTTTGTACCCCGGGTCAGTCGGTGATTCTTATTTTTAGAAGCTGTTCATAATTTTGTTGAGGGCTGCAAATGCCGATAAATTGCCCCTGTTTTTTGATCTCATTCGTTACGTAGCACCACTACGCGCCTCATGAGATCAAAAAACAGGAACAACTTCTCACCATTTTCGCTCTCCTCAAAAGATCATGAGCAGCTTCTTTATGCAGCACAGGCTGCGACTTTACTTGAATTTTCGGGTATTTGTTTTTATTGGAAACAGCTTAACATTTTATCTGTTAATTAAATTGTTAAAGAAATTTATTCGGATCACAAATTGATGTCAATATTCATCTGTTAAAGTTTGTTAGCAAGCGAGCAGTGTGTAAACGAAAGAATAATTAAAAACATAGAATAATCAGTTAGATATGAATATCTTTAATGATGAATGCAGGATAAATATTTACAGTTCAGGTTTGATTTCAATAAAACAAACACTATGCAACAAAACTTGACACCGGCTAAAAATCTCAAAGATAATTAATATAGTAATTAATGTAGTAAGCTGTATCGATATAAGCCCGGTTAATGTTTGAGCAAACATTAACAATAAAGCGAATAACAAAAAGGGTTTCTTCATGCTTTCATCACAGGTTATAGAGCAAGCCGCCCAAAGCCTGCATCAGGCGGAAATCAAGCGAGAGCAGATTCGACAGCTCTCGTTGCAGCACCCGGATATCACCATTGAGGATGCCTATGCGATCCAGCGACGCTGGGTCGATATCAAGTTGGACGAAGGCCGTTCGGTGGTTGGTCATAAGATCGGTTTGACCTCAAAAGCCATGCAGTATTCATCACAGATAGACGAGCCAGATTATGGGGTTCTGCTGGACGATATGCTGTTTGAAGATGGTGCAGAAATACCCACGGATCGTTTTATTGTGCCGCGCATAGAAGTGGAGCTGGCTTTTATTCTGGGTAAACCATTAAAGGGGCCGGGTTGTACGATATTCGACGTTTATAAGGCGACTGATTATATTGTTCCAGCACTGGAGTTGATCGATGCCCGCAGCCATTCTCTTGACCCGGACTCTGGCAGACCGCGCAAGGTGTTCGACACCATTGCGGATAATGCCGCAAACGGCGGCATTATCATGGGGGGGCGGATTATCAAACCTGAAGACGTTGACCTGCGCTGGGTTTCTGCGTTGCTTTATCGTAATGGTGTGATTGAAGAGTCGGGTGTGGCGGCTGCTGTATTGAACCATCCGGCAAATGGGGTTGCATGGCTGGCCAATAAGCTGGCGCCTTATGATGTGGAGCTGAAACAGGGACAGATTATTCTTGGTGGATCATTTACCCGCCCGGTAGCTGCGAGAAAAGGCGACACATTTACAGTGGATTACGGCGACATGGGATCTGTCAGCTGTCGTTTTGTCTGACCCGACTGAAGGAAAATAATAATGAAACATCCTGTCAATCCATTTAAGCAGGCGTTGTCAGAGGGTTCAGTGCAACTGGGAATGTGGCTGGGGCTGGCAAACAGCTACAGTGCCGAACTGATTGCTGGTAGCGGCTTTGACTGGCTCCTGATTGATGGTGAACACGCACCTAATGATATCAATACCATTTTGTCCCAGCTTCAGGCACTGGCTGCGTATCCGTCGGAGCCGGTAGTTCGTGCTGTCTGGAAGGATACGGTGCTGATCAAGCAGCTGCTGGATATCGGTACCCGAAACCTGCTGATTCCCATGATTGAAACCATTGAGGAAGCCCGTGAAATGGTGGCAGCAACCCGTTATCCGCCGATGGGCATACGCGGGGTCGGCAGTGCATTGGCAAGAGCTTCACAATGGAATCGCAAAACGGATTATCTTCACAACGCCAGCGATGAAATTTGCCTGCTGTTGCAGATTGAAACATTGAAAGGTCTGAATAATCTGGATGCGATTCTGGATGTTGAAGGGGTGGATGGTATTTTTATCGGCCCGGCTGATCTGTCTGCAGCACTGGGGCATTTGGGTAATCCCGGGCATCCGGAAGTACAGGCGATCATTGAACAGGCCATTACCAACATTGTTCAGTCTGGCAAAGCGGCGGGCATCCTTAGTGCCGATGAAACGCTGGCGCGGAAATACCTTGAGCTGGGAGCAACCTTTGTCGCCGTTGGAGTCGATACGACGCTGTTGGCAAGAACTTCTGAAGCACTTCTGGCAAAATTCAAAGCCTCGGACCAGACATTAGCCAGCAAGGCATCAGGGCCATCGGTTTATTGACGGGCCTCCCTGCCCTGTTTTGCAACGAGCAATAACCTGCAGCGAAGAATAAAAAGATGAGAGGCGATCCATAATGAGAAAGTTTGATGACTCGGTTTCCCTGAAACTGTTAAAAGCCAGAGATGGTGTAATGAGCTTTTTCCGCCCGCTGTTGCAGGAACATGGTTTAACAGAACAGCAGTGGCGAATACTGCGTGCACTGTATGAATTTGATGAACTGGAGCCAAATCAGCTGTCCCGGAAGTGCTGCATTCTGGCTCCGAGTATGACCGGCATGATCAACCGGCTGGAGCAAAAAGGCTACGTTGTCCGGCGTCGTCCAATGGAAGACCAAAGACGTACATTGATTCGCATGACCAAAAAGGCCAGAGACCTGTTTGCCGAACTGAGCCCTGAAGTGGATAAACAATATCGGCGAATGCGAAAGCGGCTGAGTCCACAGCTGGTTGATCAACTCATTGAATTGTGTTCTGAAGTTGAAGAGCGCATGAAGCTATAAAAAAGATTCAAAAACAGGCGGTAGAACAAGAATGAAACACGCTCGCGTTGAAATTGATGGTGTTATTGAACAGGTGACCTGCGAAGATTCCAATCCGGATAATTATCAGGTAACGACCCGTGATGGGCGGCAGTATTCAGAACATGAAGTCACATGGCTGGCTCCCCAGAGTGGTGTGATTATTGGTCTGGCGTTGAATTATGCTGACCATGCCGCTGAACTGGACTTCGATAAACCGGAAAGCCCGATTCTGTTTGTGAAGTCTCCTTCCAGTACCAATGCGCATAATCAAAAAGCCTACCGCCCGGATCATGTGAACTACATGCACTATGAATCGGAGCTGGTGGTGGTGATAGGAAAGTCCGCCAGTAAAGTGAAAGCTGAAGATGCCATGGAGTATGTGGAAGGCTATACGGTCTGCAATGAATTAACAGTGCGAGATTATCTGGAAGACTTTTCCCGTCCCCCCATTAAAGTGAAGAATGTTGATAGTTTTGGTCCGCTGGGTCCCTGGGTGGTGGATCGTGATGATATTGCCGACCCCCATAAACTGGCGGTGAGAACCTGGGTCAATGGTGAACTTCGGCAGGAAGGGAATACGAAAGATCTGATTTTTAACATTCCGGAACTGATTGAGTACATCAGCAGTTTTATGACCCTGCAACCCGGTGACATGATTGCTACCGGGACACCCAAAGGCTTGTCTGATGTGGTGCCGGGCGACGAGATTATTGTCGAAGTAGAAAATGTCGGGCGACTAAGGACGTGGCTGGTTTCAGAGGAAGAGTATTACAGTCAGGCCAGCTAAACGACTATTTGTGAGCAAGTTGTGAGCAAGTTATAACAATAAGAGCAAGGAGTCAGGTATGGGTGAAATCGTACTTGCGGCCAAAATTACTCATGTGCCGTCCATGATTATTTCTGAACAGCC
Above is a window of Endozoicomonas montiporae CL-33 DNA encoding:
- a CDS encoding TRAP transporter small permease, translating into MSFSKWLTENYEEPGALRWVALILETLAGLALLILMLVTCIDVVGRYFFSNPLNGATEMTEIGIALLVFAQMPVITWRGGHVVVDILDRFLPALVIKILGTLSGLLISFAFYALANRIWELAARSIRRNEVTEFLSFPVGIVVQYIAIMSWATAAGMLLWGIWRLWLKKPHLSDHQVSEPGR
- a CDS encoding TRAP transporter substrate-binding protein, producing MKSVLRLFALATIAVASTLFTLSASAATTLRIATWLAPTHPMNAEVFPIWSEWVEEATEGRVKVKLEYDLGHPRSYFDLVEDGVADAGWSLHAYVPGRFVLTELSEMPMTNATAEATSVAYWRINEQYLSKAGEHEGITLLGLFTEGAAALQLRKPVETLDDLKGLKIRAPGGIASQIGHELGVTNVSAPAPKVYELLQQGVVDGVMIAPMTQKSLRLNEVISQMISVPGGVFRGSFSFFASEDFLDGLSSKDRNAILSISGEKFSAMAGRVWEQANIDGFSVASESGVSYTEADQATPIYQTLDRITSEVRSDWVKKASSRGVDGQKVLDEYLALATGYTNSAF
- the hpaE gene encoding 5-carboxymethyl-2-hydroxymuconate semialdehyde dehydrogenase yields the protein MIKNFINGQWVESAETFETVNPATGEHLATVAQASPEQVAEACAAARAAFPAWANMPVQKRAAIINRIGDLIADNVETLSELETKDTGLPLFQTRNALIPRASNNFYFFAEMSKQMNGHTYPMDDQLLNYTLYQPTGVCALISPWNVPFMTGTWKSAPCLALGNTAVMKQSELSPLTTDFLGKIMEEAGVPKGVYNIVHGYGSTTGQALITNKEVNAISFTGGTSTGEHIIANAGLKKFSMELGGKSPVMIFDDCDWDRAMDAAVFGIFSINGERCTAGSRIFVQETIYNKFCEEFAQRARNIRCGDPMDINTKVGSLISKQHFDKVTGYIRIGLEEGATLLAGGPEKPDYLPTSLKNGHFVAPTVFSNVTNDMRIAREEIFGPVSVLIPFKDEADVIRQANDNDYGLASYLWTNDSSRVHRIAKAVETGMMFVNSQNVRDLRTPFGGVKASGTGREGGTYSYEVFAEPKNVCISLGSHHIPKWGA
- a CDS encoding fumarylacetoacetate hydrolase family protein, with product MKRARVLIDNSVVNITSENGKLWLTDDGRVTDVTSAQWLPPKCAQIIGLAVNSARHGDECQVTIPENPILYFKLPNSLTGHNTPVQRPDQVNFYTPQAELVIEIGKAAHRVRKEDALKYVSGYTLLNNFTVQDFVKGYYRPPVKAKNFDGSGVLGPWMVSADEIDNPDALSVTTTVNGKVVSSGSTADYIHSVADVIAYISDFMTLASGSLITMGTIGGLVNVEAGDEVSVEISGIGSVTNSLVDTEAFYG
- the hpaH gene encoding 2-oxo-hept-4-ene-1,7-dioate hydratase — its product is MLSSQVIEQAAQSLHQAEIKREQIRQLSLQHPDITIEDAYAIQRRWVDIKLDEGRSVVGHKIGLTSKAMQYSSQIDEPDYGVLLDDMLFEDGAEIPTDRFIVPRIEVELAFILGKPLKGPGCTIFDVYKATDYIVPALELIDARSHSLDPDSGRPRKVFDTIADNAANGGIIMGGRIIKPEDVDLRWVSALLYRNGVIEESGVAAAVLNHPANGVAWLANKLAPYDVELKQGQIILGGSFTRPVAARKGDTFTVDYGDMGSVSCRFV
- the hpaI gene encoding 4-hydroxy-2-oxoheptanedioate aldolase, which encodes MKHPVNPFKQALSEGSVQLGMWLGLANSYSAELIAGSGFDWLLIDGEHAPNDINTILSQLQALAAYPSEPVVRAVWKDTVLIKQLLDIGTRNLLIPMIETIEEAREMVAATRYPPMGIRGVGSALARASQWNRKTDYLHNASDEICLLLQIETLKGLNNLDAILDVEGVDGIFIGPADLSAALGHLGNPGHPEVQAIIEQAITNIVQSGKAAGILSADETLARKYLELGATFVAVGVDTTLLARTSEALLAKFKASDQTLASKASGPSVY
- the hpaR gene encoding homoprotocatechuate degradation operon regulator HpaR; amino-acid sequence: MRKFDDSVSLKLLKARDGVMSFFRPLLQEHGLTEQQWRILRALYEFDELEPNQLSRKCCILAPSMTGMINRLEQKGYVVRRRPMEDQRRTLIRMTKKARDLFAELSPEVDKQYRRMRKRLSPQLVDQLIELCSEVEERMKL
- a CDS encoding fumarylacetoacetate hydrolase family protein, which gives rise to MKHARVEIDGVIEQVTCEDSNPDNYQVTTRDGRQYSEHEVTWLAPQSGVIIGLALNYADHAAELDFDKPESPILFVKSPSSTNAHNQKAYRPDHVNYMHYESELVVVIGKSASKVKAEDAMEYVEGYTVCNELTVRDYLEDFSRPPIKVKNVDSFGPLGPWVVDRDDIADPHKLAVRTWVNGELRQEGNTKDLIFNIPELIEYISSFMTLQPGDMIATGTPKGLSDVVPGDEIIVEVENVGRLRTWLVSEEEYYSQAS